The Gammaproteobacteria bacterium genome window below encodes:
- the rplQ gene encoding 50S ribosomal protein L17, producing MRHRKSGRQLNRNSSHRKAMMSNMATSLFSHEVIRTTLPKAKELRRFAEPIITIAKEDSVAKRQLVFSRLRDKAIVGKLFTELGPRYKERPGGYTRILKCGFRTGDKAPMAIVELVDRPVEE from the coding sequence GTGAGACATCGTAAATCAGGTCGACAACTCAATCGTAATAGCTCGCATCGTAAAGCGATGATGAGCAATATGGCGACCTCATTATTTTCACATGAAGTGATTCGTACAACGTTGCCTAAAGCAAAAGAGTTACGCCGTTTTGCCGAGCCAATCATTACGATTGCAAAAGAAGATAGTGTGGCTAAGAGGCAATTAGTTTTTTCACGTCTACGTGATAAAGCGATTGTGGGTAAATTATTTACCGAACTGGGCCCTAGATACAAAGAACGTCCAGGTGGTTATACGCGAATCCTTAAGTGTGGCTTTCGCACCGGTGATAAAGCCCCTATGGCAATTGTAGAGCTTGTCGATCGACCTGTAGAAGAGTAG
- a CDS encoding glycosyltransferase yields MSSNQHYVFFSRTLPFHGIGGMEIVVWDLLTEISRSGQGRVTVVTTTIPDKPEKFVEEGVNVVAIPGVKPRRYTRKFWRLSADYFDQNLRKDTTCVVSVAMGACGLLFQREQFSDVPIVWQAHGSVVGEVISKLRTRNPIQILKCLRQIKYFIREYRALRKVDKIVTVGKIVERTFKSKPYTQYLNEEKIILIENGIDIRKFHPSSTIRDELRNKYNICLDGPLIISASRLILQKGITQGILGFQKFLEKVPNAHLLIIGDGPDKNKFQQLVVKCSLDNKVTFAGAKPYSQMPQYFQMGDIFLFPTLRVEGAPLNILEALATGLSVVASEYLHESQCISPYIYIVDARNAEEVASGLFKAHQALNQNVVELSKKYSIQGVTTEYVNLFESLSR; encoded by the coding sequence ATGTCTAGCAATCAGCACTACGTTTTTTTTTCTCGCACTTTGCCCTTCCATGGTATAGGAGGAATGGAAATTGTCGTATGGGACTTGCTTACAGAGATATCAAGAAGTGGCCAGGGTAGAGTTACAGTTGTAACAACCACTATTCCTGATAAGCCAGAAAAGTTTGTTGAGGAGGGTGTGAATGTAGTTGCTATACCGGGTGTAAAGCCACGTCGTTATACAAGAAAGTTTTGGAGGCTTTCAGCAGATTACTTTGATCAAAATTTACGTAAAGATACGACTTGTGTAGTGAGTGTCGCCATGGGCGCGTGTGGTCTTTTGTTTCAACGCGAACAATTTAGTGATGTGCCAATCGTATGGCAGGCACATGGCTCTGTTGTAGGTGAAGTGATTTCAAAACTTCGCACAAGGAACCCTATTCAAATTTTAAAGTGTTTAAGACAAATTAAATACTTTATCCGTGAATATAGGGCATTAAGAAAAGTTGATAAAATTGTAACTGTAGGAAAAATTGTTGAACGTACTTTTAAAAGTAAACCTTATACGCAATATTTAAATGAAGAAAAAATAATACTTATAGAAAATGGAATTGACATACGAAAATTCCATCCTTCATCCACTATTAGAGATGAGTTGCGCAATAAATATAATATATGTCTAGATGGGCCGCTGATTATTTCAGCATCAAGACTTATCCTACAAAAAGGCATAACGCAGGGAATTTTAGGATTTCAAAAATTTTTAGAAAAAGTACCGAATGCGCATCTACTTATAATCGGAGATGGACCAGATAAGAACAAGTTCCAACAACTGGTCGTAAAGTGCTCATTAGATAATAAAGTGACTTTCGCAGGCGCAAAGCCATATTCTCAAATGCCACAATATTTTCAAATGGGAGATATTTTCTTGTTTCCAACATTGAGAGTTGAAGGTGCACCATTGAATATACTTGAAGCACTTGCCACAGGTTTGTCGGTTGTGGCTTCAGAGTATTTGCATGAATCTCAATGTATTTCGCCATATATCTATATAGTAGATGCTAGAAATGCAGAAGAGGTGGCGAGTGGTCTATTTAAAGCCCATCAAGCACTTAATCAAAACGTTGTAGAGTTGTCTAAAAAATATTCAATTCAAGGTGTCACGACGGAGTATGTAAACTTATTTGAGAGCTTAAGTCGCTAA
- the ssb gene encoding single-stranded DNA-binding protein — MARGVNKVILVGNLGQDPEIKYMPSGQAVCNISIATTESWNDKTSGEKVEKTEWHRIVFFRRLAEIAGEYLRKGSQVYVEGRLQTRKWQDQGGNDRYTTEIVANEMQMLGGKGGGVASMPESGSSSSQPEPATAGSSSDDFDDDIPF; from the coding sequence ATGGCAAGAGGCGTAAACAAAGTAATATTAGTAGGCAATCTAGGGCAAGATCCAGAAATTAAATACATGCCTAGTGGTCAAGCTGTTTGCAACATCAGTATTGCCACAACAGAGTCTTGGAATGATAAAACTTCGGGCGAAAAAGTCGAAAAAACTGAATGGCATAGAATCGTATTTTTTCGCCGTTTAGCCGAAATTGCTGGTGAGTATCTACGAAAAGGTTCGCAGGTATATGTTGAAGGTCGATTGCAAACCCGTAAGTGGCAAGACCAAGGCGGTAATGATCGCTACACCACTGAAATTGTTGCAAACGAAATGCAAATGTTAGGTGGTAAAGGTGGTGGTGTAGCTTCTATGCCTGAATCTGGCTCTTCGTCTTCTCAGCCAGAACCTGCAACGGCTGGCTCGTCCTCTGATGACTTTGATGATGATATTCCATTTTAA
- a CDS encoding glycosyltransferase encodes MFEYVRSKKCLNIGVLADGFITWGGGVDLIKSIIRSLESIQNECNISIYLLVPSGVGYQTRRKLSILRASFIYSSKNTNFTALKKVAFKMLSPDQTCGLFDKSKNVNLVAYKYSNKCLLETAHRLNIDVIIPSIKNLGINFDIPWVGYIPDLQHLHLKDNFTDKERDSRDQVFQDMLFSANVVVVNSQFVKEDLERNYETDAVEIIALPFSPNPESVWLECGSEVSESWACNGNKYFIISNQFWMHKSHITAFKSLNLLLQEGSRNIHIVCTGSPDEYRDAGYYDSVQREVRNMGMSKNIHFLGHLDKLEQIGFIKRSVALIQPTLFEGGPGGGSVYDALSIGAYVIVSDITVNMEIEGERVIFFKSNSSEDLANKMRDLLEKETVVVDKQKLIHDGYQQAEKLGKKVMRAAYQALKYQ; translated from the coding sequence ATGTTTGAGTATGTGAGGAGCAAGAAGTGTTTGAATATTGGTGTTTTGGCAGATGGATTTATAACATGGGGGGGTGGGGTTGATCTCATAAAATCAATAATTCGGTCATTAGAGTCTATTCAAAATGAGTGCAACATAAGTATTTATCTTTTAGTTCCAAGTGGAGTTGGTTATCAGACTAGGCGTAAGCTTAGTATATTGCGAGCTAGTTTTATTTATTCATCTAAAAATACTAATTTTACAGCTTTGAAAAAAGTAGCCTTTAAAATGTTATCACCAGACCAGACGTGTGGTTTATTTGATAAATCTAAAAATGTTAATTTGGTTGCTTATAAATATTCAAACAAATGTTTATTAGAGACGGCACATAGATTAAATATTGATGTAATAATTCCTTCTATTAAAAACCTTGGAATAAACTTTGATATACCATGGGTCGGATATATTCCCGACTTACAGCATTTGCATTTAAAGGATAATTTCACAGATAAAGAGCGAGACAGTAGAGATCAAGTATTTCAAGATATGCTATTCAGTGCCAACGTGGTTGTCGTGAATTCTCAGTTTGTTAAAGAAGACCTAGAAAGAAATTATGAAACTGACGCTGTTGAGATAATTGCATTGCCATTTTCCCCAAATCCAGAGAGTGTGTGGTTAGAATGTGGATCAGAGGTGAGTGAGTCATGGGCGTGTAATGGTAATAAATATTTTATAATATCAAATCAATTTTGGATGCATAAGTCGCATATTACAGCATTCAAGTCGTTGAATTTACTGTTGCAAGAAGGGAGTAGGAATATTCATATTGTTTGCACGGGTAGTCCGGATGAGTATAGGGATGCTGGATATTATGATTCTGTACAAAGAGAAGTACGTAATATGGGAATGAGTAAAAATATTCATTTTTTAGGACATCTAGATAAATTAGAGCAGATTGGTTTTATCAAGAGAAGTGTTGCGCTAATACAACCAACATTGTTTGAAGGAGGCCCAGGTGGCGGAAGTGTTTATGATGCGTTGTCTATTGGAGCTTATGTAATTGTTTCAGACATAACAGTAAACATGGAGATAGAGGGGGAGCGAGTTATCTTTTTTAAGTCGAATTCTTCTGAGGATTTAGCGAATAAGATGCGCGATCTTCTTGAAAAAGAAACAGTAGTAGTTGATAAACAAAAATTAATACATGATGGATATCAGCAAGCAGAAAAATTAGGGAAAAAAGTGATGAGGGCAGCTTATCAGGCACTAAAATATCAATAA
- a CDS encoding FkbM family methyltransferase: protein METAMRNISSKYRTINSVIDIGASNGSWSLSLKNHLPNCKYLLIEAQEFHKKALHKTCEIHENFQYILAAAGKSKGKIYFNAEDPLGGQASYTPYESHNIEVDVTSIDSEVQSKNLKGPFLLKFDTHGFEVPILEGANKTLEQTEVIVMECYNFNIAPECLLFYEMCAYLNEIGFRCVDLVDPLHRPIDNAFWQMDLIFIKNDSTVFSSLTYD from the coding sequence ATGGAAACTGCAATGCGTAATATTTCGAGCAAATATCGTACAATCAATTCTGTAATTGATATAGGCGCTTCCAATGGATCATGGTCATTATCACTAAAGAACCACTTACCTAATTGCAAATATTTACTAATTGAAGCACAAGAATTTCACAAAAAAGCTTTACACAAAACTTGCGAAATACATGAGAACTTTCAGTATATATTGGCTGCTGCAGGAAAATCTAAAGGTAAAATTTATTTTAACGCGGAAGACCCACTAGGAGGGCAAGCTTCATATACGCCTTACGAATCTCATAATATTGAAGTAGATGTAACTAGTATAGATAGCGAGGTTCAATCAAAAAACCTCAAAGGTCCTTTTTTATTAAAGTTTGATACCCATGGCTTTGAGGTGCCAATATTAGAAGGTGCTAATAAAACCCTAGAACAAACTGAGGTTATAGTTATGGAATGCTATAACTTTAACATTGCACCAGAATGCTTATTGTTTTATGAGATGTGTGCGTACTTAAATGAAATTGGATTTAGATGTGTTGATCTAGTAGACCCATTACATCGTCCTATTGATAATGCCTTTTGGCAAATGGATTTAATCTTTATTAAAAATGATAGCACTGTGTTTTCCAGTCTTACGTATGATTAA
- the rpoA gene encoding DNA-directed RNA polymerase subunit alpha: protein MVATNELLKPRVVDVQVTDECHAKVVLEPLERGFGHTLGNALRRILLSSIQGCAVVEAQIDGVLHEYTAIEGVQEDVVDILLNLKGVAAVMHNKNEAMLTLNKTGPGVVTAGDIEADHDVEIINKEHVIAHITEQGSLSMTLKIAKGRGYQPATQRKNEDERAIGSLLIDASFSPVRKVAYSVDTARVEQRTNLDKLIVDLETNGTVDPEETIRKAAGILQQQLSVFVDLQGDEEVEDEKSETEIDPILVRPVDDLELTVRSANCLKAENIYYIGDLIQRTEVELLKTPNLGKKSLTEIKDVLGTHGLSLGMRLENWPPANLREEHKVII, encoded by the coding sequence ATGGTCGCAACAAATGAATTACTAAAGCCTAGAGTAGTGGATGTTCAGGTAACGGATGAATGTCACGCAAAAGTTGTACTCGAGCCACTAGAACGCGGATTTGGACATACACTTGGAAATGCTCTGCGAAGAATTTTACTTTCATCTATTCAGGGTTGTGCAGTTGTTGAAGCACAAATAGATGGTGTATTACATGAGTACACTGCTATCGAAGGTGTTCAAGAAGATGTAGTGGATATTTTGCTTAACCTTAAAGGCGTTGCCGCGGTTATGCATAATAAAAATGAAGCCATGCTAACCTTGAACAAAACTGGTCCTGGCGTAGTCACTGCTGGTGATATCGAAGCAGATCATGATGTAGAAATTATCAATAAAGAGCATGTGATCGCACATATAACGGAGCAAGGCTCATTAAGCATGACGCTTAAAATTGCTAAAGGTCGTGGTTATCAGCCTGCAACACAACGCAAAAACGAAGATGAGCGTGCAATTGGCTCGCTTTTAATTGACGCGAGCTTTAGTCCAGTTCGTAAAGTTGCGTATTCTGTTGATACCGCACGAGTTGAACAGCGTACTAATTTAGATAAGCTTATTGTTGATCTAGAAACGAATGGAACCGTAGATCCAGAAGAGACTATTCGTAAGGCGGCTGGAATATTACAACAACAGCTATCTGTATTTGTTGATCTGCAAGGTGATGAGGAAGTTGAGGATGAGAAGAGTGAAACTGAAATTGATCCAATCTTGGTTCGTCCAGTAGATGATCTTGAGCTAACGGTTCGATCAGCAAATTGTTTGAAAGCAGAAAATATTTATTACATTGGTGACTTAATTCAACGCACCGAAGTTGAGTTATTAAAGACGCCTAATTTAGGTAAAAAGTCTTTAACTGAAATCAAAGATGTTCTTGGAACTCATGGCTTGTCTTTGGGAATGCGTCTTGAAAACTGGCCACCAGCAAATTTGCGTGAAGAACATAAAGTTATAATTTAA
- the uvrA gene encoding excinuclease ABC subunit UvrA produces the protein MKEISIRGARTHNLQNIDVNLPRDKLIVITGLSGSGKSSLAFDTIFAEGQRRYVESLSAYARQFLARMDKPDVDSIDGLSPSISIEQKATSHNPRSTVGTITEIYDYLRLLYARAGTPRCPSHNIDLHAQTISQMVDKALSFEEGKKYMLLAPVVQNRKGEHVQLLGKLQAEGFIRARIDGEIYELDTPPKLDLRKKHNIEVVVDRFKIKQDLKSRLAESFETALKLADDIAIICSMDNPKEAELVFSAKFACPKCGYSLNELEPRLFSFNNPVGACSDCDGLGIEEFFDPDLVIVNEDISLAGGAIRGWDRRNAYYFNLIQSLADHYKFDIESAYNELDEETQEILLYGSEEEEVQFKYTGENGKAYKRKHTFEGIIPNMDRRFNETESSAVREELSKYLTTQTCQSCNGERLNTEARSVFIKKTNLPTITSWSTEDALTFFGSLKLPGHLEKVGEKVINEINERLKFLVNVGLDYLTLDRSADTLSGGEAQRIRLASQIGSGLVGVTYILDEPSIGLHQRDNQRLIGTLNYLRDLGNTVIVVEHDEEAICSADYVLDIGPGAGVHGGKIIAQGTPAEIENNSASLTGQYLSGKRSIPLPEIRLPFQRSKAIKIVKASGNNLKNVTVELPLGLLTVISGVSGSGKSTLINETLYKYCMRHLHGSGILPAECSDIKGLDQIDKVIDISQSPIGRTPRSNPATYAGLFTPIREIFSNTKESRSRGYSPGRFSFNVKGGRCEACQGDGVIKVEMHFLPDVYVPCDICHGKRYNRETLDIRFKGKNIHEILQMTVEDAVEFFDAIPLVKRKLDTLMDVGLSYITLGQSATTLSGGEAQRVKLSRELSKRSTGSTLYILDEPTTGLHFYDVEQLLKVLHRLRDQGNTVIVIEHNLDVIKTADWVIDLGPEGGHRGGTIVAKGAPEEIANNKNSSTGQYLKHILKIKKAT, from the coding sequence ATGAAAGAAATTAGTATCCGTGGAGCACGAACCCATAACCTACAAAACATCGATGTTAACCTCCCCAGAGATAAGCTAATTGTCATTACGGGCTTATCAGGCTCAGGTAAGTCATCTCTAGCCTTTGACACCATTTTTGCTGAGGGACAGCGACGCTATGTAGAGTCGCTATCAGCCTATGCTCGTCAATTTTTGGCCCGTATGGATAAACCTGATGTAGATTCTATTGACGGATTATCTCCTTCTATATCCATTGAGCAAAAAGCCACCTCCCACAACCCTAGATCTACTGTAGGCACAATTACCGAAATATACGACTATCTTCGCTTGCTGTATGCACGAGCAGGTACCCCAAGATGTCCTAGCCACAATATTGATTTACATGCTCAAACCATCAGTCAAATGGTGGATAAAGCTCTCTCCTTCGAAGAGGGTAAGAAATACATGTTGCTTGCCCCAGTAGTACAGAACCGAAAAGGCGAGCATGTTCAACTGCTTGGCAAGTTACAGGCAGAGGGATTTATTAGAGCGCGTATAGATGGCGAAATTTATGAATTGGACACGCCGCCCAAATTAGATCTGCGGAAAAAACATAACATTGAAGTCGTTGTAGACAGATTTAAAATCAAACAAGACTTAAAGTCGCGCTTAGCGGAATCTTTTGAAACCGCCCTTAAGCTTGCGGATGATATTGCCATCATTTGCTCTATGGATAACCCAAAAGAAGCTGAACTAGTATTTTCGGCAAAATTTGCCTGTCCAAAATGCGGCTATAGCTTAAATGAGCTCGAACCGCGGTTATTCTCATTCAACAATCCTGTTGGTGCTTGCAGCGATTGCGATGGATTAGGTATTGAAGAGTTTTTTGATCCAGATTTAGTGATTGTCAATGAAGATATCAGTCTTGCTGGAGGAGCGATTCGAGGCTGGGATCGACGCAATGCTTATTATTTTAACTTAATTCAATCGCTCGCAGACCATTATAAATTCGATATCGAGTCTGCATATAATGAGCTAGATGAAGAAACCCAAGAAATTCTTCTGTATGGCAGTGAAGAGGAAGAAGTACAGTTTAAATATACTGGTGAAAATGGCAAAGCCTATAAGCGCAAGCATACATTCGAAGGCATTATTCCCAATATGGATCGGCGTTTTAATGAAACCGAATCCAGCGCGGTTCGTGAAGAGCTGAGCAAATATCTCACTACTCAAACTTGTCAAAGCTGTAACGGTGAGCGTTTAAATACTGAAGCTAGAAGTGTATTTATTAAAAAAACCAACCTTCCCACTATCACCTCATGGTCTACAGAGGATGCATTAACGTTTTTTGGTTCATTGAAACTTCCTGGCCACCTGGAAAAAGTAGGTGAGAAAGTTATAAACGAAATCAATGAACGACTAAAATTTCTAGTCAATGTAGGATTAGATTATTTAACACTTGATCGCAGTGCAGACACTTTATCTGGCGGTGAGGCTCAACGTATACGATTGGCTAGCCAAATTGGTTCGGGTTTAGTCGGCGTCACCTATATTCTCGACGAACCTTCAATAGGCTTGCACCAACGTGACAATCAACGCTTAATCGGTACGTTGAACTATCTCAGAGATCTTGGCAATACTGTAATAGTAGTTGAGCATGACGAAGAAGCCATTTGCAGTGCAGACTATGTGTTAGATATTGGCCCTGGCGCAGGTGTACATGGTGGTAAAATTATTGCTCAGGGCACACCCGCTGAAATTGAGAACAACTCAGCTTCCCTTACAGGACAGTATCTTTCAGGCAAGAGGAGTATTCCACTTCCTGAAATTAGACTCCCTTTTCAGAGGTCTAAAGCTATAAAGATAGTCAAAGCCTCTGGGAATAATTTAAAAAATGTAACCGTTGAATTACCGCTAGGTTTGCTTACCGTAATCTCAGGTGTTTCGGGATCAGGCAAATCTACACTAATTAATGAAACATTATATAAGTACTGTATGAGGCATTTACATGGCTCTGGCATTCTTCCAGCAGAATGCAGTGATATCAAAGGTTTAGATCAAATTGATAAAGTAATTGATATAAGCCAAAGTCCAATCGGACGCACTCCACGTTCTAACCCTGCAACCTATGCCGGTTTATTTACACCTATTCGAGAGATATTTTCTAATACTAAAGAATCACGTTCGCGTGGTTATTCACCAGGAAGATTTAGCTTTAATGTCAAGGGAGGACGTTGCGAAGCATGCCAAGGAGATGGCGTTATTAAAGTTGAAATGCATTTCCTACCAGATGTTTATGTGCCTTGTGACATATGCCATGGCAAACGCTATAACCGCGAAACACTTGATATACGTTTCAAAGGTAAAAACATTCATGAAATTTTACAAATGACTGTCGAAGATGCTGTGGAATTCTTTGACGCCATACCATTAGTAAAGCGCAAACTTGATACACTTATGGATGTAGGACTGTCTTATATCACTCTGGGACAAAGTGCTACAACACTATCAGGCGGTGAAGCACAACGCGTTAAACTTTCACGAGAACTCTCTAAGCGCAGTACTGGCAGCACACTTTACATCTTAGACGAACCAACCACTGGATTACATTTTTATGATGTGGAACAACTTTTAAAAGTACTACATCGCCTTAGAGATCAAGGAAACACAGTTATTGTCATCGAGCATAATCTAGATGTAATCAAAACAGCAGACTGGGTAATTGATCTTGGCCCTGAAGGTGGGCATCGTGGCGGCACTATTGTTGCTAAAGGTGCACCGGAAGAAATTGCTAACAATAAAAATTCATCAACGGGCCAATATTTGAAGCACATTCTTAAGATCAAAAAAGCCACCTAA
- a CDS encoding transferase, translating to MNNILIIGGGGHSSAVIDALKLNPEVNIVGYVEKNGDLERPPILGVPFLGIDTDLKSIIKSKNIDSISVAVGDNYTRSVLVNYIYQSVSNIKFITVIHPDAVIASGARIGHGTVVMAGCVLNPNCNIGEFCIVNTNSSIDHDSVVGNFSSLAPNSVAGGCTSIGDCTAVGIGATISNNIKIGSNSVIGASSLVLSDVGDNMVVYGSPAKFIRTRELQEVYL from the coding sequence ATGAATAACATATTAATTATAGGCGGCGGCGGGCATTCTTCTGCAGTTATTGACGCATTGAAATTAAATCCTGAAGTAAATATTGTTGGATATGTTGAAAAAAATGGAGACTTGGAAAGGCCGCCAATTTTAGGTGTTCCTTTTCTGGGCATAGACACGGATCTTAAGTCAATCATAAAAAGTAAGAATATTGATAGTATTAGTGTCGCAGTGGGCGACAACTATACTCGATCAGTATTGGTTAATTACATATACCAGAGCGTTTCAAATATAAAATTTATAACTGTCATTCATCCAGATGCGGTGATAGCTAGTGGCGCTAGAATAGGGCATGGGACTGTAGTAATGGCAGGTTGTGTGTTAAACCCAAATTGCAATATTGGAGAATTTTGTATAGTTAATACAAATAGTTCGATAGATCATGATTCAGTCGTTGGTAATTTCTCAAGTTTGGCGCCTAATTCAGTTGCAGGTGGGTGTACATCTATAGGCGATTGCACAGCTGTCGGTATTGGCGCAACAATTTCTAATAATATCAAGATTGGCAGCAATTCAGTAATAGGGGCGTCATCGCTAGTGCTATCAGATGTTGGTGACAATATGGTTGTATACGGTTCTCCAGCAAAATTTATAAGAACTCGGGAGCTACAAGAAGTATATTTATAG
- a CDS encoding oligosaccharide flippase family protein, protein MLWNMIDSIYLTLKKYIEGRENVRKILANSSWLFVEKAIRLVVGLGVGILVARYLGVEQYGMLSYAIAIVALFSSISSLGLDVIVVKELVEKDSLSDIVDTAFVLKLSAGFVGYFFVLISIVLLKDLYDPTTVLVIIIALTIPFKSFEIIDLCFQAEMLSKYSVFVRSATYLIMALVRVFLVVMQSTLVMFAIVMTIESIIATIGMYWIFKKRGSSSLGLKNFNTSLAKELLMNGWPMALSAIFVLINMEVDKIMIGGLYGNFEVGYYAIATKLSQIWYFIPMVIGMSVFPTLISKRNSSVKLFKLKLQKIYSFLTLSAVIISTPFILFSDQIVITLFGDQYMSSGKMLAIHIMSLIFIFHISMRARVFLLEGLVKFIAIDYGMLVAINIILNLLLIPSYGGIGAAIASLLSWFVSAIFSPLFNSKASESVQMFLKSFTLNAITK, encoded by the coding sequence ATGTTATGGAACATGATTGATTCAATTTATCTGACTTTAAAGAAATACATTGAAGGTAGAGAGAATGTCAGGAAAATTTTAGCTAATTCAAGCTGGTTATTCGTTGAAAAAGCAATTCGATTGGTAGTTGGATTGGGTGTGGGTATTCTAGTGGCGCGTTATTTAGGTGTAGAGCAATATGGAATGCTGAGCTATGCAATTGCGATTGTGGCATTATTTTCTTCTATTTCAAGTTTAGGTTTAGATGTAATTGTAGTTAAGGAGTTGGTCGAAAAAGATAGTTTGAGTGATATTGTTGATACAGCATTTGTGCTTAAGCTCAGTGCTGGGTTTGTTGGATATTTTTTTGTTCTCATTTCCATCGTTTTACTGAAAGATTTATATGATCCGACGACTGTCTTGGTGATCATAATTGCTTTAACAATACCATTTAAATCATTTGAAATAATTGATTTATGTTTTCAGGCTGAAATGCTCTCAAAATATTCTGTATTTGTAAGGTCTGCTACGTATTTGATTATGGCTCTTGTCAGGGTTTTTCTAGTAGTAATGCAATCCACGTTAGTTATGTTTGCAATAGTAATGACAATTGAGTCAATCATTGCAACTATAGGGATGTATTGGATATTTAAGAAAAGAGGGAGCAGCAGCTTGGGGTTGAAGAATTTCAACACATCACTTGCGAAAGAGCTATTAATGAACGGATGGCCTATGGCACTATCTGCAATTTTTGTTTTGATAAACATGGAAGTAGATAAGATTATGATTGGAGGGCTGTATGGAAATTTTGAGGTGGGCTACTACGCTATAGCTACGAAACTATCACAAATTTGGTATTTTATACCTATGGTAATTGGAATGTCAGTTTTTCCAACTCTAATATCTAAAAGAAATAGTAGTGTTAAATTGTTCAAATTAAAACTTCAAAAGATTTATAGCTTTCTAACTTTATCGGCAGTTATAATTTCTACGCCGTTTATTTTATTTTCTGACCAAATTGTAATTACACTATTCGGCGACCAATATATGAGTAGTGGGAAAATGCTTGCTATACATATCATGAGTCTCATTTTTATTTTTCATATCTCTATGCGCGCAAGGGTTTTTTTGCTAGAGGGTCTAGTCAAATTTATTGCTATAGATTATGGCATGCTCGTAGCAATAAATATTATACTTAATTTATTATTAATACCATCATACGGTGGAATCGGTGCAGCGATTGCTTCGTTATTGTCGTGGTTTGTAAGTGCAATTTTCTCTCCATTGTTTAATTCAAAAGCATCAGAGTCTGTTCAAATGTTTTTAAAATCATTTACTTTAAACGCGATTACAAAATGA